From Paenibacillus sp. V4I7, one genomic window encodes:
- a CDS encoding YycH family regulatory protein, translating to MIESLKSILLVVLIGTSLYQSFYLASYNPPKIEPIQQSNYVQTETLGKQSELHDMLFPDQIIVHLGNQQHSVLYPNNYYYTRLLDNIKQRSFKGFRKTSMYLVNVNWEEVRTKQQGVEIRFRDGIPFTILQQLLRIEGEIPIDNDKITRIWIYSKGNNEDVRAFFFTDSPGVGYEVIGADFTSKDVENFAAFGDLTNLYKTTNSGDYYLPIKPLRLPNYIFTYSLLTADQLKQSLFVDPGITRYLKERDGSEIYTDSKRGFQLNRDLRWVTYSDPVAPVESKTEVLEDLQAGIKFINQHIGWDGKYVVSRTPQKQLIDNHSFTFRQYYESLPIITPQPEGFGSMKMQVQKGIISGFERSMIIPDLKTVQRRDFEIMSGDALEERLQYYQKRSSIVSIFPAYRPVVTEKTLVLTATWAVELRDGTYDYME from the coding sequence ATGATCGAGAGTCTGAAATCCATTCTTCTTGTTGTCTTGATTGGGACGAGCTTGTATCAAAGCTTTTATCTAGCTTCGTACAACCCGCCGAAGATAGAGCCTATCCAACAAAGTAATTATGTTCAGACGGAGACATTAGGGAAGCAATCGGAGCTGCATGACATGCTATTCCCTGATCAAATTATCGTTCATTTAGGCAATCAGCAGCACTCTGTTCTGTATCCAAACAATTACTACTACACACGATTGCTCGATAATATTAAGCAGCGAAGTTTTAAAGGCTTTCGCAAAACGTCGATGTATTTGGTCAATGTGAACTGGGAAGAAGTTCGAACGAAACAGCAAGGGGTTGAGATTCGGTTCCGGGACGGTATCCCTTTTACCATTCTTCAGCAGCTTCTTCGAATTGAAGGCGAAATACCGATTGATAATGATAAAATAACGCGAATTTGGATCTACTCCAAGGGCAATAACGAGGATGTTCGTGCTTTCTTCTTTACAGATTCCCCGGGCGTTGGGTACGAAGTCATCGGGGCCGATTTTACAAGTAAAGACGTGGAAAATTTCGCTGCATTTGGTGATCTGACGAATCTATACAAAACGACAAACAGTGGAGATTACTATCTCCCAATAAAGCCGCTTCGACTGCCCAATTATATATTTACTTATAGCTTGCTGACGGCAGACCAATTGAAACAAAGTCTATTCGTCGATCCTGGCATTACACGTTATCTCAAAGAACGGGATGGTTCTGAAATTTATACGGATAGTAAGCGCGGTTTCCAGTTAAATCGAGATCTGCGGTGGGTTACGTATTCGGATCCTGTTGCGCCAGTGGAAAGTAAAACAGAGGTATTGGAAGATTTGCAGGCTGGAATCAAATTTATTAATCAGCATATCGGCTGGGATGGGAAATATGTGGTTTCCCGCACGCCGCAGAAGCAGTTAATCGATAATCACTCGTTCACGTTCCGACAGTACTATGAATCCTTGCCGATTATTACGCCGCAGCCGGAGGGCTTTGGTTCTATGAAAATGCAAGTTCAGAAAGGGATTATTTCTGGATTCGAGAGATCGATGATTATTCCCGATTTGAAGACAGTACAACGACGTGATTTCGAAATCATGTCTGGTGACGCTTTGGAAGAAAGGCTGCAGTATTATCAGAAACGTTCTAGTATTGTGTCTATTTTCCCGGCGTATCGTCCAGTAGTAACGGAAAAGACGCTTGTATTGACGGCAACATGGGCTGTTGAACTGCGCGATGGTACGTATGATTATATGGAGTAA
- a CDS encoding MBL fold metallo-hydrolase: MGMRFTVLSSGSTGNATVVDNGEIKLLIDVGFSAKKMELLMKERELEASSIDAILVTHEHSDHIKGLGALARKYDLPIYANEKTWEELDRQIGVIAEGNKRVMETGGIEEFGTLRVESFGISHDAAEPVGYCFYEGEQKLSVVTDLGYMSEKVKEKITDSDSLVLETNHDVDMLRVGHYPWSIKRRILGDKGHLSNEAAGEALCDVLTHKTKSVYMAHLSRDHNLMDLARLTVNNIVQERAPEAKQLRLMDTYFDRSTKWDVLDSE; encoded by the coding sequence ATGGGTATGAGGTTTACGGTACTGTCGAGCGGTTCGACGGGTAATGCGACGGTGGTTGACAATGGTGAAATCAAGCTGCTGATTGATGTGGGATTTAGCGCCAAGAAGATGGAGCTGTTAATGAAGGAACGTGAGCTCGAGGCGAGCAGTATTGATGCCATTCTGGTCACACATGAGCATTCAGATCATATTAAAGGGCTTGGAGCACTGGCTCGCAAATATGATTTGCCAATCTACGCGAATGAGAAGACTTGGGAAGAGCTTGATCGTCAGATCGGTGTGATCGCGGAAGGCAATAAGCGGGTCATGGAAACCGGAGGTATCGAGGAATTCGGTACGCTGCGTGTTGAATCATTCGGAATATCACATGATGCAGCGGAGCCGGTGGGGTATTGCTTTTATGAAGGGGAACAGAAGTTAAGCGTTGTAACGGACTTGGGATACATGAGTGAGAAAGTCAAAGAAAAGATTACGGATTCAGATAGCTTGGTACTGGAGACAAATCACGATGTGGACATGCTGCGCGTGGGGCACTATCCATGGAGTATTAAGCGTCGCATCCTTGGGGACAAGGGTCATTTATCCAATGAAGCTGCAGGGGAAGCGCTCTGTGACGTGCTGACGCACAAGACGAAATCCGTCTATATGGCTCATTTAAGCCGTGACCATAATTTAATGGATTTGGCCAGGCTAACCGTGAATAACATAGTACAAGAGCGTGCCCCTGAAGCTAAACAGCTGCGGCTGATGGATACATATTTTGACCGCTCTACGAAATGGGATGTATTGGATTCGGAGTAA
- the walK gene encoding cell wall metabolism sensor histidine kinase WalK: MKGIRFFQSIQAKLIIIYVLLILIAMQLIGVYFYKTVETYFKNDFLTSRNSQVTLLTGFVGSYLTGDQDSKNAAEGKKTYADLNEFVSNLFSINNAEIQIIDANGNVISTSVPNHLKQKNTQPEVIRALQGIKDNQRIFTDEDGYRKVIIAKPVGSGARVLGAVYIIASMEDVYKTIRSINRILISGTLIALGLTAILGVLLTSTITNPIKEITKQATAVAEGNFDQQVIIQGTDEIGQLGHTFNFMMNRLKEALSLNEEEKEKLASILTNMNDGIIATDDKGHVIVLNRRAKQILQTEEETTLGLDISEVLGIPMDTIRGFLQGHVSTTLLDINLPDDDEQLSVRITFTPIHRRGEGQNGIIAVLQDVTDQEKLEQARREFVANVSHELRTPLTTIKSYLEALDDGAIEEPQLASRFISVTRSETERMIRLVTDLLHLSRLDSKQSMMSKSSTLVSEMLEEVADRFSFQLQQRKIQILIHVEQGVTSLLLDRDKIDQVLDNLVSNAIKYTGDEGAIRLEARKIEKDVLEISVQDNGIGIPKKDLSRIFDRFYRVDKARSRNMGGTGLGLSIAREIVKAHGGSIILESELAQGTRVVFTLPIQQEEEDEL, encoded by the coding sequence ATGAAGGGCATCCGCTTCTTTCAATCGATTCAAGCGAAGCTGATTATAATTTATGTCTTACTCATTCTGATCGCGATGCAGCTCATTGGCGTGTATTTCTATAAGACAGTCGAGACGTATTTCAAGAATGACTTTTTGACTTCACGCAACAGTCAGGTGACGCTGCTGACCGGCTTTGTAGGGTCGTACCTCACAGGGGATCAGGACAGCAAGAACGCTGCTGAAGGCAAGAAGACATATGCGGATTTGAATGAATTCGTCAGCAATTTATTTTCCATTAATAATGCGGAAATTCAAATTATAGATGCGAACGGGAACGTCATTAGTACATCGGTTCCTAATCATTTGAAACAAAAAAACACACAGCCGGAAGTCATCAGGGCGCTGCAGGGGATTAAGGATAACCAACGGATCTTCACGGATGAGGATGGTTATCGGAAGGTCATTATCGCCAAGCCGGTAGGCAGCGGTGCCCGTGTCCTGGGTGCAGTATACATTATAGCTTCCATGGAAGATGTTTATAAAACGATCCGATCGATTAACCGCATCCTCATCTCGGGAACCTTGATCGCTCTGGGGCTAACCGCTATTCTTGGTGTGCTTCTTACCAGTACGATTACGAATCCGATCAAAGAGATTACGAAGCAGGCGACGGCTGTCGCCGAGGGTAACTTTGATCAACAGGTTATTATTCAAGGGACCGATGAGATTGGACAGCTCGGTCATACGTTTAATTTTATGATGAATAGGCTCAAAGAAGCGCTCTCGCTGAATGAAGAAGAGAAGGAGAAGCTCGCTTCGATCTTAACGAATATGAATGATGGAATCATTGCCACGGACGATAAAGGTCATGTCATCGTGCTTAACCGCAGGGCGAAGCAGATTCTGCAAACGGAAGAGGAAACGACGCTCGGTCTGGATATATCCGAGGTGCTCGGTATTCCGATGGACACGATTCGCGGTTTCCTCCAAGGGCATGTTAGTACGACACTGCTGGATATTAATCTCCCCGATGACGATGAGCAGTTATCCGTACGTATCACGTTCACGCCGATTCATCGCCGAGGTGAAGGACAGAACGGGATTATTGCGGTGCTGCAGGACGTAACGGATCAGGAGAAGCTGGAGCAGGCGAGGCGCGAGTTCGTAGCGAATGTGTCGCATGAGTTGCGTACGCCGCTGACGACGATCAAGAGCTATCTGGAAGCGCTCGATGATGGCGCGATCGAGGAGCCGCAGCTGGCTTCACGCTTTATTAGTGTTACGCGCAGCGAGACGGAGCGGATGATCCGCTTAGTGACGGATCTCTTGCATCTATCGAGGCTTGATTCCAAGCAATCGATGATGAGTAAATCCTCGACGCTGGTGAGCGAGATGCTGGAGGAGGTAGCCGACCGGTTCTCCTTCCAGCTGCAGCAGCGGAAGATTCAAATTCTAATTCATGTGGAGCAGGGCGTGACCAGTTTGCTGCTCGATCGGGATAAAATTGATCAAGTACTCGACAACCTCGTGTCGAATGCGATTAAGTATACGGGCGATGAAGGGGCCATCCGGCTAGAAGCGAGGAAGATCGAGAAGGATGTGCTGGAAATTTCGGTCCAAGATAACGGAATCGGTATTCCGAAGAAAGATTTATCCCGTATTTTTGACCGATTCTATCGGGTGGACAAGGCACGTTCCCGCAATATGGGCGGTACAGGGTTAGGTCTATCTATTGCCCGGGAAATAGTAAAAGCACATGGCGGCTCGATCATTTTGGAGTCGGAACTGGCACAAGGCACTCGTGTTGTATTCACACTGCCGATTCAGCAAGAGGAGGAAGATGAACTATGA
- the yycI gene encoding two-component system regulatory protein YycI, protein MNWSRAKTILICSFLMLNMILGFQLWSTNRSNKTEIALDTSSTIEELNQALRNKNIRLMDELPTDQPKMKVITVKYDDNMKPGELKTLKTPIIMSNLLGKGASKEVQAQSEIPNFGLYQLDSAISRNGVYVFTQLYGKIPLFDVKVELREKNGEITSYRQAYVEVESGVEQTEQKLIPAQLAVRSLVDNYLSDGAIITEVRLGYHAPPYNSETQPMFPHWRIRIDNGDIYYLQAFNGAVESPQKGSELAPFGTQVNGAITTENPGDKSKDKK, encoded by the coding sequence ATGAATTGGAGTCGGGCTAAGACGATTTTGATTTGTTCCTTTTTGATGTTGAATATGATTCTTGGTTTCCAACTTTGGTCCACCAATCGTTCCAATAAGACGGAAATCGCTTTGGACACATCGAGTACCATAGAAGAGCTGAATCAAGCACTCCGAAATAAAAATATACGGCTAATGGATGAGTTACCGACGGATCAACCGAAGATGAAAGTCATCACGGTGAAGTACGACGACAATATGAAGCCGGGTGAACTGAAAACGCTAAAAACGCCAATTATCATGAGCAATCTGCTTGGTAAAGGGGCTAGTAAAGAAGTTCAAGCACAATCTGAGATTCCGAATTTTGGATTATACCAATTAGATTCAGCGATTAGTCGAAATGGTGTTTATGTGTTCACCCAGCTATATGGCAAGATTCCGCTCTTCGATGTCAAGGTGGAGCTGAGGGAGAAAAATGGAGAAATTACCAGTTACCGTCAAGCTTACGTTGAAGTAGAATCAGGAGTAGAGCAGACGGAGCAGAAGTTGATCCCCGCTCAATTAGCTGTTCGCAGCTTAGTGGACAATTATTTGAGTGATGGCGCCATTATTACGGAAGTCAGACTGGGATATCATGCACCGCCGTATAATTCAGAAACGCAACCGATGTTTCCGCACTGGCGGATTAGGATCGATAACGGAGATATTTATTATTTGCAAGCTTTCAATGGAGCGGTTGAGTCTCCGCAGAAAGGGTCTGAATTGGCACCATTTGGTACACAAGTGAATGGCGCGATAACAACTGAGAACCCTGGGGACAAGAGCAAGGATAAGAAGTAA